One Candidatus Sulfurimonas baltica DNA segment encodes these proteins:
- a CDS encoding response regulator — protein MINLEELTKDTKKLTVLYAEDDPSIQDELVDIFNMFFKKTIVANDGKEGIELYNNHKEEIDLIISDIQMPNMNGLEMVEEIRKSDDEIPVIITTANNDQEYFIKSIEVKIDKYILKPINEEQMIDTFYNVNKRLLEKKMLKQLIKEKHERELKEKEQETIQKISNAFSSPAIVFKDNKVSYYTDAFARLFKNKNKDSLSNITLQTNTLFDELEGYLKSFEEYDEENLLNNKIQTTQKVGKRIFRVYKKSIDLDGEAEIFILHNITFEEWQKVKIDSYVNSLESMILISRANKYEENETDDKIKLDITDNQKNLLRKNHKKDLISANDLLNTLNKELLREIQELDDLDTDISNSLVELERGDSEQLKILSKAFLKYAYIIEGIAELNDFYIVLEGLSKLIYSINFEDLDPEKYTTFYSYLNNMGDDLIYWRKNIFIEQTANDIHYLDSSMLSSMLQLELFLSNKDEIEDDNDFELF, from the coding sequence ATGATAAATTTAGAAGAGCTTACCAAAGACACAAAAAAATTAACCGTTCTTTATGCGGAAGACGATCCCAGTATTCAAGATGAACTTGTCGATATTTTTAATATGTTTTTTAAAAAAACAATTGTTGCAAATGACGGCAAAGAAGGTATTGAACTATACAACAATCATAAAGAAGAAATAGACTTAATAATTTCAGACATTCAAATGCCAAATATGAATGGTCTTGAGATGGTTGAAGAGATACGTAAAAGCGATGATGAAATACCCGTAATAATAACAACCGCAAACAACGATCAAGAATATTTTATAAAATCAATCGAAGTAAAAATAGACAAATACATTTTAAAGCCTATCAATGAAGAACAGATGATAGATACTTTTTATAATGTAAACAAAAGACTATTAGAAAAGAAGATGCTAAAGCAACTCATAAAAGAGAAGCACGAAAGAGAATTAAAAGAAAAAGAGCAAGAAACTATCCAAAAAATCAGCAATGCTTTTAGTTCGCCGGCAATTGTTTTTAAAGACAATAAGGTCTCATATTATACGGATGCTTTTGCCAGACTATTTAAAAACAAAAACAAAGATTCTTTAAGTAATATAACATTACAAACAAACACTCTTTTTGATGAACTAGAAGGCTATTTAAAATCATTTGAGGAATACGATGAAGAAAACTTACTAAACAATAAAATTCAAACTACACAAAAAGTTGGTAAAAGAATATTTAGGGTTTACAAAAAGAGCATTGATTTAGACGGTGAGGCTGAGATTTTCATTTTACATAACATAACATTTGAAGAGTGGCAAAAAGTTAAGATTGATTCTTACGTTAATTCCTTAGAAAGCATGATTTTAATAAGTAGAGCAAACAAATACGAAGAAAATGAAACAGACGATAAAATAAAACTAGATATTACAGATAATCAAAAAAATCTACTTAGAAAAAATCACAAAAAAGATCTGATATCCGCAAACGACTTACTAAATACTCTCAACAAAGAGCTTCTAAGAGAGATACAAGAGTTAGATGATTTAGACACTGATATCTCCAATTCTTTAGTAGAATTGGAAAGAGGAGATAGTGAACAATTAAAAATACTTTCTAAAGCATTTTTAAAATATGCATATATTATCGAGGGGATAGCAGAATTAAATGATTTTTATATAGTACTTGAAGGTTTATCAAAACTAATTTACTCCATTAACTTTGAAGACCTTGACCCTGAAAAATATACTACTTTTTATTCATACTTAAACAATATGGGTGATGATTTAATCTACTGGAGAAAAAATATATTTATTGAACAAACCGCAAACGATATTCACTACCTTGATTCGTCAATGCTTAGCTCTATGTTGCAGTTGGAACTATTCTTATCTAACAAGGATGAAATTGAAGATGATAATGACTTTGAGCTATTTTAG
- a CDS encoding YifB family Mg chelatase-like AAA ATPase has product MKNISCATYEGLDAKVVHVESTLTKGLPSFSVIGMTSISINESKERVKSALLSNDFKFPPKRITISLSPSDLKKDGSHFDLSIALMIALNTLEDDFSEWSAFGELGLDGSVKENIQLYPLLLSLANQKVIQKVIVPYSSLDKVSKIPNIDFYGVNTLSEAIELLKNQDSITPNMPKAKIDYPLYKIDGKEYFYVKEYDEDFIDVKGQEVAKRASLISAAGFHNIIFEGSPGCGKSMISKRIRYILPPMTMDEILDVAKLQALDFKEPDFKPRRPYRSPHHSSTSASVFGGGSHKAKIGEVGLSNLGILMFDEIPHFSKTVLEALREPLEDGKIRISRVNSKVEYPSDFLFIGAMNPCPCGNLLDENKECRCNELEIQRYKNRLSDPFLDRIDLSVIMQNVNANDKPSLSSKEMHRKVVEAHIFSKNRKQNSFNAKLSDAEVEKFCIMNDEAKEVLDTATYRFSLSFRSIKKVQKVSRTIADLDACKIIEKQHVLEALSYRRRA; this is encoded by the coding sequence ATGAAAAATATATCCTGTGCAACATACGAGGGATTGGATGCTAAAGTTGTACATGTAGAATCAACTTTAACTAAAGGTTTACCATCTTTTAGTGTTATAGGTATGACTTCTATTTCTATTAATGAATCAAAAGAGCGTGTAAAATCAGCACTACTTTCAAATGACTTCAAATTTCCTCCAAAGAGAATAACAATTTCATTAAGTCCATCGGATTTGAAAAAAGATGGAAGCCACTTTGATCTCAGTATAGCTTTAATGATAGCTCTGAATACTTTAGAAGATGATTTTAGTGAATGGTCTGCATTTGGTGAGTTAGGGCTAGATGGAAGTGTAAAAGAGAATATTCAACTATACCCACTTTTGTTATCACTCGCAAACCAAAAAGTTATTCAAAAAGTAATAGTTCCTTACTCTAGCTTAGATAAAGTCTCAAAAATACCAAATATAGACTTTTATGGGGTTAATACTTTAAGTGAAGCAATTGAGTTATTGAAAAATCAGGATTCTATAACTCCGAATATGCCTAAAGCTAAAATAGATTACCCTCTGTACAAAATAGATGGTAAGGAATATTTTTATGTAAAAGAGTATGATGAAGATTTCATAGACGTAAAAGGTCAAGAGGTTGCCAAGAGAGCCTCTCTTATAAGTGCAGCAGGATTTCACAATATAATTTTTGAAGGAAGTCCTGGTTGTGGAAAAAGTATGATTTCAAAACGTATTAGATATATTTTACCTCCAATGACAATGGATGAGATTTTAGATGTTGCAAAACTTCAAGCCTTAGATTTTAAAGAGCCAGACTTTAAACCAAGACGACCGTATCGTTCACCACACCACTCTTCTACATCGGCAAGTGTCTTTGGCGGAGGTTCACACAAAGCAAAAATAGGTGAGGTTGGTTTATCAAATCTAGGGATATTAATGTTTGATGAGATTCCTCACTTTAGCAAAACGGTATTAGAAGCATTAAGAGAGCCACTAGAAGATGGAAAGATACGTATTTCAAGAGTAAACTCAAAAGTAGAATACCCGAGCGATTTTTTATTTATAGGGGCAATGAACCCTTGTCCTTGCGGTAATCTATTAGATGAAAATAAAGAATGCAGATGCAATGAACTAGAAATCCAAAGATATAAAAACAGACTCTCCGACCCATTTTTAGACAGGATAGACTTAAGTGTAATTATGCAAAATGTAAATGCAAATGATAAACCTAGCCTAAGCTCAAAAGAGATGCATAGAAAAGTTGTTGAAGCTCATATATTTAGTAAAAATAGAAAACAAAATAGTTTCAATGCAAAACTTAGCGATGCTGAAGTGGAGAAGTTTTGTATTATGAATGATGAGGCTAAAGAGGTTTTAGATACTGCAACTTATAGATTTTCACTCTCTTTTAGAAGTATAAAAAAGGTTCAAAAGGTCTCTAGAACTATTGCTGATTTAGACGCTTGTAAAATTATAGAAAAACAACATGTGCTTGAAGCTTTGAGTTATAGAAGAAGGGCTTAG
- a CDS encoding GGDEF domain-containing protein, giving the protein MAGALRSRSRRNIVETKSSEDAGIQSSLQDSEPEGDLESYSKEVLNALIKDGLPPTPNNFSLYFDRLLEGKSQSTHKQISSIVELEESNEDENSIRLEQSLKQGFSSVKNILSVAANLYKNMSLMTKILDKRSKELKDNPDEKQSINIVSSLEEDILKLNTILKKQSSNMKIMYDETAKIIKNVENETIFDNQYGVYNKRNLMTKIEQEIELISKFKHRSSLIMIELSRELRDSVKNEKAVMLMTKTMARLLLKTSRRSDTVAHYGNGVFAMLLKHTDINSAKRASERLSELVSNSNFFLGDREIQLKISIGITDVTEEHSVEEIIVSSLDGIEKAYQNPKLDFAVLLRTPSE; this is encoded by the coding sequence ATGGCTGGAGCTTTAAGAAGTAGAAGTCGTCGTAATATTGTAGAAACAAAATCTTCTGAAGATGCTGGTATTCAAAGCAGTTTACAAGATTCAGAACCAGAAGGTGATTTAGAATCATATTCAAAAGAGGTTTTGAATGCTTTAATAAAAGATGGCCTCCCTCCAACCCCAAATAACTTTTCATTATATTTTGACAGATTGCTAGAAGGCAAGAGTCAAAGTACCCATAAGCAGATATCTTCAATAGTAGAACTTGAAGAGAGTAATGAAGATGAGAACAGTATAAGGCTTGAACAGAGTCTAAAGCAAGGTTTTTCGTCTGTAAAGAATATTCTCAGCGTTGCTGCAAATCTTTATAAAAATATGTCATTAATGACAAAGATACTTGATAAGAGATCAAAAGAACTTAAAGACAATCCAGATGAAAAGCAATCGATTAATATTGTCTCATCCTTGGAAGAAGATATTTTAAAATTAAACACTATTTTGAAAAAACAAAGCAGTAATATGAAAATCATGTATGATGAGACTGCTAAAATAATAAAAAATGTGGAAAATGAAACAATTTTTGATAATCAGTATGGTGTCTATAACAAGCGCAACCTGATGACAAAAATTGAGCAAGAGATAGAATTAATTAGCAAGTTTAAACACAGAAGTTCTTTAATCATGATAGAGCTTTCGCGTGAACTTAGAGATAGTGTAAAGAATGAAAAAGCAGTGATGCTTATGACTAAAACGATGGCTAGACTTTTACTTAAAACATCTAGAAGAAGCGATACGGTTGCCCATTATGGAAATGGTGTTTTTGCAATGTTGCTCAAGCATACCGATATCAATAGTGCAAAAAGAGCAAGTGAAAGACTCTCTGAGCTAGTCTCTAACAGTAATTTTTTCTTAGGCGATCGTGAAATACAACTTAAGATATCAATAGGCATTACAGATGTGACTGAGGAGCATTCAGTTGAGGAGATTATTGTAAGTTCTTTGGACGGCATTGAAAAAGCATATCAAAATCCAAAGCTGGATTTTGCAGTTTTACTTAGAACACCTTCGGAATAG
- the def gene encoding peptide deformylase — translation MILNIVEYPNKKLKEKSKPVDKFDQQLHKLLDAMYTVMIESRGIGLAAIQVSHAKQILIINLPTEDDEQPVDNLIEIINPVITHKSGETTYQEGCLSVPSFYEDIVRFEFITVNYQDRFGNTKSLEADGLLSIAIQHEYDHLNGILFIDKLSYSRRKKFEKEFKRMQKEKKNANN, via the coding sequence ATGATTTTAAACATAGTAGAATATCCAAATAAAAAACTTAAAGAAAAATCCAAGCCTGTTGATAAATTTGATCAGCAGCTGCATAAACTTCTCGATGCTATGTATACCGTTATGATTGAGTCAAGAGGGATTGGCTTGGCAGCAATCCAAGTTTCACATGCAAAACAAATCTTAATAATTAATCTCCCCACTGAAGACGATGAGCAGCCTGTTGATAATCTGATAGAGATTATCAACCCAGTTATTACGCATAAGAGCGGAGAGACCACTTACCAAGAGGGGTGTTTGAGTGTCCCCTCTTTTTATGAAGATATAGTCAGATTTGAATTCATAACCGTTAACTACCAAGATAGATTTGGAAATACAAAATCACTAGAGGCTGATGGACTTCTTAGCATAGCAATACAGCATGAGTATGACCACTTAAATGGAATTTTATTTATAGACAAACTTTCATATTCCCGCAGAAAAAAGTTTGAAAAAGAGTTCAAGCGAATGCAAAAAGAGAAGAAAAACGCTAATAACTAG
- the clpP gene encoding ATP-dependent Clp endopeptidase proteolytic subunit ClpP — MSYIPYVVEKTARGERSYDIYSRLLKDRIIMLSGEVNDAVASSIVAQMLFLEAEDPEKDIYFYINSPGGVVTAGMAIFDTMNYIRPDVATICVGQAASMGAFLLSSGEKGKRYALPHARIMIHQPLGGAQGQATDIAIQAEEILRMKKELNEILAKNTGQNVKTIEKDTDRDNFMSAKQCKEYGMIDEVLVKKSKIV; from the coding sequence ATGAGTTATATTCCTTATGTAGTTGAAAAAACAGCACGTGGAGAGCGTTCATATGATATATATTCACGTCTTTTAAAAGATAGAATTATTATGCTCAGCGGAGAGGTTAATGACGCCGTTGCATCTTCTATTGTTGCACAAATGCTGTTTTTAGAAGCAGAAGATCCTGAAAAAGATATCTATTTCTATATCAACTCTCCAGGCGGAGTTGTTACTGCAGGTATGGCTATCTTTGATACTATGAATTATATCCGTCCAGATGTAGCAACAATCTGCGTGGGACAGGCTGCATCTATGGGAGCATTTTTACTCTCAAGTGGTGAAAAGGGCAAGAGATATGCTCTTCCACATGCAAGAATTATGATACACCAACCATTAGGTGGTGCACAAGGTCAAGCTACTGATATAGCAATCCAGGCTGAAGAGATTCTTCGTATGAAGAAAGAACTGAATGAAATTTTAGCTAAAAACACAGGTCAGAATGTTAAAACAATAGAAAAAGATACTGACAGAGATAACTTTATGAGTGCAAAACAGTGTAAAGAATATGGTATGATTGACGAAGTTTTAGTTAAGAAAAGTAAAATAGTATAA
- the metH gene encoding methionine synthase — MTTREYILNTIKKRPLIIDGALGTQLQQRDDQIPTEAWEGNEGCNELLNVTAPQVLSEIAHAYLTSGADFITTNTFGSFSWVLDEYQIGNRAYELTKAGAAIVKNECEKFSTPEHPRFVLGSVGPGTKLPSLGHIAYDEMYEGYTEFCLALIDGGVDVFLLETCQDPLQIKAALHACQEASNQRGVDIPIMVSVTIELSGTMLIGTDAGTIATILEPFDILSLGFNCGTGPEQVLKHVKTLSELWGKPISVHANAGLPQNRGGYTYYPMGPEEFTDKQEEFLKYDGVCFLGGCCGTTPQHIRALVNRVQNQKPKEATGSHPNSIASLFNTTTLIQEPSPLLMGERSNATGSKAFRELLLEENYEGTLSVAQQQVRAGAHVIDVNVGFAGRDETKDMNAVMGMYNQKIALALMPDSTQTSGLETALKNIGGKPILNSVNLEDGEEKFDEVCRLAKKYGTALVCLTIDEVGMAKTVKDKLAIADRIIDLATTRHAIKKENLIFDVLTFTLGSGDEEYFDAAINTIEAIRELRLKHPEVGATLGLSNISFGLDKDARPYLNSMFLHHCIKAGLTSVIINVQHIIPINKISQEDQDICDNLIFNKKPNGEALFEFIEHFSTKEAIDTGAEDEAYLAMSYEEKIAKLLMDGDKERMLPLVEEARHKIAPQKIVNEILIDAMKVVGELFGSGQMQLPFVLQSAETMKKTVDYLNPYLPKIDKEVDITLALGTVKGDVHDVGKNLVDIILSNNGYKVINLGIKVDIDSFISALKESNATAIGMSGLLVKSTQVMKENLEILKSQGFSVPILLGGAALTRTFIDDFCRPLYDGPIFYCKDAFDGVTAMSRIEAGNFDTDLHGKDSQEKLHVEKKEVIIPPFSQLKMPSRDVNVPTPPFWGRRELKLTQQQIEMAFVWINHKILFKSRWGYSSKGMTKEAYQKQLDEVVWPAYERLKAQFIDEKLFEPTIIYGYWPCRSDDNTLLIFDESEGYNSADEINREHLDKVIGRAKEQFTFPRQSKQPHRALSDFFHSDRHDVIALTCVSAGGKLSEAEREIYDKNNYTEYYQFHGLGVELAEALAEIVHKQIRLDLNISDGEGSKLSDVQMNKYQGCRYSFGYAACPDLELNRPLFNLLKPEEFGIELSETFQIHPEQSTSALVVYHPNATYYNI; from the coding sequence ATGACAACACGTGAATATATTTTAAACACTATTAAAAAAAGACCTCTTATCATAGATGGTGCCCTAGGTACTCAGCTTCAACAAAGAGATGATCAAATACCAACAGAAGCATGGGAAGGAAATGAGGGGTGTAATGAGCTTTTAAATGTTACAGCACCACAAGTTTTAAGCGAAATTGCGCATGCATATTTAACCTCTGGCGCTGACTTTATTACCACAAATACCTTTGGCTCTTTCTCTTGGGTTTTAGATGAATATCAAATAGGAAACAGAGCTTATGAGCTAACAAAAGCCGGTGCTGCTATAGTGAAAAATGAATGTGAAAAATTCAGCACACCTGAGCATCCCCGTTTTGTGCTCGGCTCAGTTGGTCCGGGAACTAAACTTCCATCTCTGGGGCATATAGCTTACGATGAGATGTATGAAGGTTATACGGAGTTTTGTTTAGCGCTTATAGATGGAGGTGTGGATGTTTTCTTGCTTGAGACATGTCAAGACCCGCTTCAAATAAAAGCAGCTCTGCATGCCTGTCAAGAAGCGTCTAACCAAAGGGGCGTTGATATTCCAATAATGGTCTCTGTAACCATAGAGTTGAGCGGAACTATGCTTATCGGAACAGATGCAGGGACAATCGCTACAATTTTAGAGCCTTTTGATATTCTTTCTCTTGGTTTTAACTGTGGAACCGGCCCTGAGCAGGTGCTAAAACATGTAAAAACTCTAAGTGAACTTTGGGGTAAACCGATTTCCGTTCATGCCAATGCCGGACTTCCGCAAAATCGTGGAGGCTACACCTACTACCCAATGGGGCCTGAGGAGTTCACAGATAAACAAGAAGAGTTTTTAAAATACGACGGCGTCTGCTTTTTAGGTGGATGTTGTGGAACTACACCTCAACATATTCGTGCTCTAGTAAACAGAGTTCAAAACCAAAAACCAAAAGAGGCAACTGGTTCTCATCCCAACTCAATAGCTTCACTTTTTAACACAACCACACTAATACAAGAACCCTCTCCTCTGCTTATGGGTGAACGCTCTAATGCAACCGGTTCAAAAGCCTTTCGTGAACTACTCCTTGAAGAGAATTATGAAGGAACTCTAAGTGTAGCCCAACAACAGGTTCGAGCAGGAGCACATGTAATAGATGTAAATGTCGGCTTCGCAGGTCGTGATGAGACAAAAGATATGAACGCCGTTATGGGTATGTATAACCAAAAAATAGCACTTGCTCTTATGCCTGATTCAACTCAAACTAGCGGCTTAGAGACTGCACTTAAAAACATTGGTGGCAAGCCAATACTTAACTCTGTAAATCTCGAAGATGGGGAAGAAAAATTTGATGAAGTGTGTCGTTTAGCTAAAAAGTATGGAACAGCTCTCGTTTGTTTAACTATTGATGAAGTAGGTATGGCAAAAACGGTAAAAGACAAACTAGCAATTGCCGATAGAATCATAGACTTAGCTACAACTAGACATGCTATTAAAAAAGAAAATTTAATTTTTGATGTTCTTACTTTCACGCTTGGAAGTGGGGATGAAGAGTATTTCGATGCGGCAATAAATACTATAGAAGCGATAAGGGAACTTCGCTTGAAACATCCAGAAGTTGGAGCAACTTTGGGACTCTCAAACATCTCATTTGGACTAGACAAAGATGCTCGTCCCTACTTAAACTCTATGTTTTTACACCACTGTATAAAGGCTGGATTAACATCTGTTATCATCAATGTGCAGCATATAATACCTATCAATAAAATCTCTCAAGAAGATCAAGATATATGTGATAACCTTATCTTTAACAAAAAACCAAATGGCGAAGCTCTTTTTGAGTTTATAGAACACTTTAGCACAAAAGAAGCCATAGACACAGGTGCTGAAGATGAAGCTTATCTTGCGATGAGTTACGAGGAGAAGATTGCAAAACTTTTAATGGACGGCGACAAAGAGAGAATGCTTCCTCTCGTTGAAGAGGCTCGTCATAAAATAGCTCCCCAGAAGATTGTCAATGAGATTCTTATAGACGCTATGAAGGTTGTTGGTGAACTATTTGGTTCAGGACAGATGCAACTCCCGTTTGTACTTCAAAGTGCCGAGACCATGAAAAAGACTGTTGATTATCTTAACCCGTATCTGCCAAAAATCGACAAAGAGGTAGATATAACTCTAGCTCTTGGAACAGTTAAAGGTGACGTACATGATGTCGGTAAAAACCTTGTTGACATTATCCTATCAAACAACGGTTATAAAGTTATAAATCTTGGGATAAAGGTAGATATTGACTCTTTTATAAGTGCCTTAAAAGAATCAAATGCTACTGCTATCGGAATGAGTGGACTTTTGGTAAAATCTACTCAGGTAATGAAAGAGAACTTGGAAATACTGAAATCTCAAGGTTTTAGTGTTCCGATTCTCCTTGGGGGAGCAGCGCTTACCCGTACATTTATAGATGACTTTTGTCGTCCGCTTTACGATGGCCCTATCTTTTACTGTAAAGATGCTTTTGACGGTGTGACTGCTATGAGTCGCATTGAAGCTGGAAATTTTGATACTGATTTGCATGGCAAAGACTCCCAAGAGAAGCTACATGTAGAGAAAAAAGAGGTGATTATCCCACCTTTTTCTCAACTAAAAATGCCATCTCGCGATGTCAATGTGCCGACTCCACCTTTTTGGGGCAGACGTGAGCTTAAACTTACACAGCAGCAGATAGAGATGGCTTTTGTGTGGATAAACCACAAAATACTTTTCAAATCTCGCTGGGGATACAGTTCAAAAGGAATGACCAAAGAGGCTTACCAAAAACAGTTAGACGAAGTGGTATGGCCTGCGTACGAGAGATTAAAAGCGCAGTTTATAGACGAGAAACTTTTTGAGCCTACTATCATTTATGGGTACTGGCCTTGCAGAAGCGATGACAACACACTTTTGATTTTTGATGAGAGCGAAGGGTACAACTCAGCAGATGAAATTAACAGAGAACATTTAGATAAAGTTATTGGCAGAGCAAAAGAGCAATTTACTTTTCCAAGACAGTCAAAACAGCCGCACCGTGCTTTAAGCGACTTTTTTCACTCTGACAGACACGATGTTATAGCGCTTACATGTGTAAGTGCCGGAGGCAAGCTTAGTGAGGCTGAGAGAGAAATCTATGACAAAAACAACTATACAGAGTATTACCAGTTTCACGGACTAGGGGTTGAGCTAGCTGAAGCACTTGCCGAGATAGTTCATAAACAAATAAGACTTGATTTAAATATTTCTGATGGAGAAGGTAGCAAACTAAGCGATGTTCAAATGAATAAGTACCAAGGTTGCAGATACTCTTTTGGTTACGCAGCTTGTCCAGACCTAGAGCTAAACCGTCCTCTTTTTAATCTCCTAAAACCAGAGGAGTTCGGGATAGAACTTAGTGAGACTTTTCAGATTCACCCAGAACAATCAACAAGTGCATTGGTTGTTTATCACCCTAATGCTACATACTATAACATTTAA
- a CDS encoding ATP-binding protein, producing MNKSDFIKTILVLINKDDDSQLSLITDNLEDYFFNVEVIKVFTTKEAFKILNSTEVDLIIYSVNENNIEYLIKNELTKIPLLLVSTNTFFEEIENKVFKLPPFDFLTKPIKEKLLVSKINNYFKIYDSVKLKTKIIDENIIYSEIDLNGIIKYVSQPLVNISGFTKNELITQEYFENVLDISIDEQKKIWESIQNSKTWMGILKKRKKNDEHYIAKTTITPLYENGILLGYYSHEQDVTSEISDKARMQEILDAQYSLIIILDNKVIIESNKTLFYHFGYKNIDDFKSKHKCICDLFIQENESSIMPKMGDKYWVDYVMQNNNLTNKAYLRDKNENIRIYDVHYRGKISNNQYIIVFTDITQLEEKSEILSKQSRLAAMGEMISMIAHQWRQPLTAISGLTTKQNLKKRMNQETAEDWQEFVNKHKDLVNYMSKTIDDFRYFFKEQQLQSLTIENIINKTYKLTTPLFEKHNVEYKINYKSDGLKDVSILTASSKLDQVFINLYKNALDEFISNKKQNPKIWVNCEIKDEKIVFEICDNAGGIPEDILSKIFDPYFSTKSDNGTGLGLYMSKTIIEEHLKGSLEAINKNAGACFTLKLPII from the coding sequence ATGAATAAATCAGATTTTATAAAAACTATACTGGTTTTAATTAATAAAGATGATGATTCACAACTAAGTTTAATTACAGACAACCTTGAAGACTACTTTTTCAATGTAGAAGTAATTAAAGTTTTTACTACAAAGGAGGCATTTAAAATATTAAACTCAACAGAAGTAGACCTAATAATATATAGTGTTAATGAAAATAATATAGAGTATTTGATAAAAAATGAACTTACAAAGATACCATTACTTTTAGTCTCCACAAATACATTTTTTGAAGAGATTGAAAATAAAGTATTTAAACTTCCCCCTTTTGATTTTTTAACAAAACCTATTAAAGAAAAATTATTGGTCTCTAAAATAAATAACTATTTTAAAATTTATGATTCTGTTAAACTAAAAACAAAAATAATAGACGAAAATATAATATATAGTGAAATAGATTTAAATGGAATAATTAAGTATGTCTCCCAACCTCTTGTTAATATTAGCGGATTTACAAAAAATGAACTAATTACTCAAGAATACTTTGAAAATGTACTTGATATTTCAATAGATGAACAAAAAAAAATTTGGGAAAGTATACAAAACTCTAAAACATGGATGGGTATCTTAAAAAAAAGAAAAAAAAACGATGAACACTATATAGCCAAAACAACCATAACACCTTTATATGAAAATGGAATTCTTTTAGGGTATTACTCCCATGAACAAGATGTTACATCAGAAATTTCAGACAAAGCTAGAATGCAAGAAATTTTAGATGCACAATACTCTCTAATAATAATATTAGACAACAAAGTAATAATTGAATCAAACAAAACACTGTTTTATCACTTTGGATATAAAAATATAGATGATTTTAAATCGAAGCACAAATGTATATGCGATTTGTTTATACAAGAAAATGAGTCTTCCATTATGCCAAAAATGGGAGATAAATACTGGGTTGATTACGTCATGCAAAACAACAATTTAACAAACAAAGCATACCTAAGAGACAAGAATGAAAATATTAGAATCTATGATGTTCACTATCGTGGCAAAATATCAAATAATCAATACATTATTGTATTTACGGATATTACCCAACTTGAAGAAAAATCTGAAATACTCAGTAAACAGTCAAGACTTGCAGCTATGGGTGAGATGATATCTATGATTGCCCATCAGTGGAGACAACCATTAACTGCAATTTCCGGACTCACAACAAAACAAAACCTTAAAAAAAGAATGAACCAAGAAACTGCTGAAGATTGGCAAGAATTTGTAAATAAACATAAAGACTTGGTAAACTACATGTCAAAAACTATTGATGATTTTAGATACTTCTTCAAAGAACAACAATTGCAGTCATTAACTATCGAAAATATAATAAACAAAACATATAAGCTAACGACTCCACTATTTGAAAAACATAATGTAGAGTATAAAATTAACTATAAAAGTGATGGCTTAAAAGATGTGTCTATATTAACAGCTAGTAGTAAACTAGATCAAGTTTTTATAAATCTATATAAAAATGCACTTGATGAATTTATTTCAAACAAAAAACAAAATCCCAAGATATGGGTAAACTGTGAAATTAAGGATGAAAAAATAGTTTTTGAAATTTGCGATAATGCAGGTGGAATACCTGAGGATATATTATCAAAAATATTTGACCCATACTTTAGTACAAAAAGCGATAACGGAACAGGGCTGGGTCTATATATGAGCAAAACTATAATAGAAGAACATCTAAAGGGCAGTCTTGAAGCTATAAATAAAAATGCAGGAGCTTGTTTTACTCTAAAACTACCAATAATCTAA